Proteins encoded by one window of Engraulis encrasicolus isolate BLACKSEA-1 chromosome 21, IST_EnEncr_1.0, whole genome shotgun sequence:
- the gcnt4a gene encoding beta-1,3-galactosyl-O-glycosyl-glycoprotein beta-1,6-N-acetylglucosaminyltransferase 4, producing MVRRCPLLKKLKNKCLFLCFTILIVCVLKLVHIKVVEKNTFYVEPYGITSVPFNAHADKPDIDCTAIYNLDPVEIGKSLEIRRKAIVDLEDDSIAKLTADCQRYLEVRGYNEVIPTQEERDFPLAYSLVVHKNIPMVERILRAIYAPHNVYCIHYDQKASKSFIAAVNGLVKCFPNVFVASKLESVQYAHVTRLKADLNCLSDLLRSDVRWRYAINLCGQDFPLKSNYELVAELKKLDGAHMLETSRPSELKKKRFQFQHELKDMPYEYQKIPVKTSRPKEPPPHGIEMFIGSAYFVLSREFVSYAMSSQLALDFLAWSADTYSPDEHFWASLVRVPGAPGAILRSQPDVTDLMSKTRLVKWSYLEGNLYPSCSGTHMRSVCIYGAAELRWLLNYGHWFANKFDPKVDPILIKCLEEKLEEKRKQLTKSAVLKQD from the coding sequence ATGGTAAGAAGATGTCCTCTCCTAAAGAAGTTGAAAAATAAGTGCCTGTTTTTATGCTTCACCATACTGATTGTGTGCGTGCTGAAGCTCGTCCACATCAAGGTGGTGGAGAAAAACACCTTTTACGTGGAGCCCTATGGAATTACCTCCGTCCCCTTCAATGCCCACGCAGACAAGCCGGACATCGACTGCACGGCCATCTACAACCTCGACCCGGTTGAAATCGGCAAGTCTTTGGAAATCAGGCGGAAAGCCATAGTGGACTTGGAAGATGACAGCATTGCCAAGTTGACGGCCGACTGCCAGAGGTACCTTGAGGTCAGGGGGTACAATGAAGTCATCCCCACCCAGGAGGAGAGGGACTTCCCTCTGGCCTACTCCCTGGTGGTGCACAAGAACATACCTATGGTGGAGAGAATCCTGCGGGCCATCTACGCTCCCCACAACGTCTACTGCATCCACTATGACCAGAAGGCCTCCAAGTCCTTCATTGCTGCTGTGAACGGCCTGGTGAAGTGCTTTCCCAACGTCTTCGTGGCCAGCAAATTGGAGTCGGTGCAGTACGCCCATGTGACCCGCTTAAAGGCCGACCTGAACTGCCTGTCGGACCTGTTGAGATCTGACGTGCGGTGGAGGTATGCCATCAATCTGTGCGGACAAGACTTCCCATTGAAGTCTAATTACGAGCTCGTGGCGGAGCTGAAGAAGCTGGACGGGGCGCATATGCTGGAGACCAGCCGGCCCAGCGAGCTGAAAAAGAAGCGCTTTCAGTTCCAGCACGAGCTCAAGGACATGCCTTACGAGTACCAGAAGATCCCCGTCAAGACGTCGCGGCCCAAAGAGCCTCCTCCCCACGGCATCGAGATGTTCATCGGCAGCGCCTACTTTGTGCTGTCCCGGGAGTTCGTCAGCTACGCCATGAGCAGCCAGCTGGCCCTGGACTTCCTGGCCTGGTCAGCTGACACCTACTCCCCAGACGAGCACTTCTGGGCCTCACTGGTGCGCGTGCCCGGAGCGCCCGGGGCCATCCTCCGGTCGCAGCCCGATGTGACAGACCTGATGAGCAAGACACGCCTGGTCAAGTGGAGCTACCTGGAGGGCAACCTCTACCCCTCCTGCAGCGGCACTCACATGCGCAGTGTGTGCATCTACGGCGCCGCTGAGCTGCGCTGGCTCCTCAACTATGGACACTGGTTCGCCAATAAGTTCGACCCCAAGGTGGATCCTATCCTCATCAAGTGTCTGGAAGAGAAGCTCGAGGAGAAGAGAAAGCAACTTACAAAAAGTGCTGTCTTAAAACAAGACTGA